From the genome of Planctomycetia bacterium, one region includes:
- a CDS encoding PAAR domain-containing protein has product MPHVGGPIMGPGVPNVLIGGLPASHLGDTAVCVGPPDSVIKGSATAMIGGTPAVRIGDSTAHGGSVVLGCLNVIIGG; this is encoded by the coding sequence GTGCCGCATGTGGGCGGGCCGATCATGGGGCCGGGTGTCCCCAACGTCCTGATTGGCGGGTTGCCGGCATCGCATCTGGGCGACACGGCCGTTTGCGTGGGACCGCCCGACTCGGTGATCAAGGGCTCGGCGACCGCCATGATCGGCGGCACGCCGGCCGTGCGGATCGGGGACTCCACCGCCCACGGGGGTTCCGTGGTCTTGGGATGCCTCAACGTCATCATCGGCGGCTAG
- a CDS encoding DEAD/DEAH box helicase: MSFSLGGEALRTPAPRLRTIAIRSSTTPSVASVTMPPVPKSDARTLRVVTPKLRVCSFPIGDVGIKTQSFHFAPPIDRRPDWLPSEMAAPAIAPPIAAPQGERRATHLKPPGDLIKLEDRLLYALQPPLESWIARGALQFPFEPFPYQLDGVAFLYPREAAVLADEMGLGKTMQAITAVRLLLHSGEIGSVLLICPKPLVSNWQREFSQWAPEIPVMVVEGDQARRRWQWQLNDTPVRIANYELLMRDRELVEAGELDFDLVLLDESQRIKNRSGTTSHVVRAIKRRRSWALTGTPVENSAEDLVGIFEFVAPGHLNADMKPRRIGKLASDYILRRTKDQVLTELPPKLFRDADIDLTAAQRESYRLAEEDGILRLTELGAGATIQHVFELVLRLKQICNFDPFTGESAKLERLEADLEEVAASGKKAIVFSQWVETLTHLAKSLKRFHPLEYHGRIPQSQRERVIERFREDRRSRVILMSYGAGGVGLNLQFCEYVFLFDRWWNPAVEDQAINRAHRIGAAGPVTISRFVALSTIEERIQQVLEQKRELFDTIFSGAEGQRQSGLTHAEIFGLFQLRAPHGPIARAA, from the coding sequence ATGAGTTTCAGCCTCGGCGGCGAGGCGTTGCGTACGCCCGCGCCGCGCTTGCGAACCATTGCCATTCGCTCGTCGACCACGCCGTCGGTCGCCAGCGTCACCATGCCACCGGTGCCGAAGTCGGACGCGCGCACGCTGCGCGTTGTCACGCCCAAGCTACGTGTGTGTTCGTTCCCGATCGGTGACGTCGGCATCAAGACGCAGAGCTTTCATTTCGCCCCGCCGATCGATCGCCGCCCGGATTGGTTGCCGAGTGAGATGGCGGCTCCCGCGATAGCGCCGCCCATCGCGGCGCCGCAGGGCGAGCGTCGCGCCACGCATCTGAAGCCGCCCGGCGATCTCATCAAGTTGGAAGATCGCCTGCTCTACGCGCTGCAGCCTCCGCTCGAATCGTGGATCGCGCGCGGCGCACTGCAATTCCCTTTCGAGCCGTTTCCCTATCAGTTGGACGGCGTGGCGTTTCTTTATCCGCGCGAGGCCGCGGTATTGGCCGACGAGATGGGGCTCGGCAAGACGATGCAGGCCATCACGGCCGTTCGGTTGCTGCTGCACTCCGGCGAGATCGGCTCCGTATTGTTGATCTGCCCCAAGCCGCTCGTCAGCAACTGGCAACGCGAGTTCTCGCAATGGGCGCCCGAGATTCCGGTGATGGTGGTCGAAGGAGACCAGGCCCGCCGGCGCTGGCAATGGCAACTCAACGACACGCCGGTGCGGATCGCCAACTACGAGTTGCTGATGCGCGATCGCGAGTTGGTCGAAGCGGGCGAACTGGATTTCGACCTGGTGTTGCTCGATGAATCGCAGCGAATCAAAAACCGCTCCGGCACCACGAGTCACGTGGTGCGCGCGATCAAGCGACGCCGTAGTTGGGCGCTGACCGGTACGCCGGTCGAGAATAGCGCTGAGGACCTGGTCGGCATCTTCGAGTTCGTCGCGCCCGGCCACTTGAATGCGGACATGAAACCCCGGCGGATCGGCAAGTTGGCGTCCGACTACATTCTGCGTCGCACCAAGGATCAGGTGCTGACCGAACTGCCGCCGAAGTTATTCCGCGACGCCGATATCGACCTGACCGCCGCCCAACGGGAAAGCTATCGGCTCGCCGAAGAGGATGGCATCCTGCGCCTCACGGAACTCGGCGCAGGGGCCACGATCCAGCATGTGTTCGAGCTCGTCTTGCGGCTCAAACAGATCTGCAACTTCGATCCGTTCACCGGCGAAAGCGCCAAGTTGGAGCGGCTCGAAGCCGACTTGGAAGAAGTCGCCGCCAGCGGTAAGAAGGCGATCGTGTTCAGCCAATGGGTTGAAACGCTCACGCACCTGGCGAAGTCGTTGAAACGTTTCCATCCGCTGGAATACCACGGCCGCATTCCTCAATCGCAGCGCGAACGGGTCATCGAACGCTTTCGCGAAGACCGCCGCAGCCGCGTGATCCTGATGAGCTACGGCGCGGGCGGCGTGGGCCTCAATCTGCAATTCTGCGAGTACGTGTTTCTGTTCGACCGCTGGTGGAACCCCGCGGTCGAGGATCAGGCAATCAACCGCGCCCATCGCATCGGCGCGGCCGGCCCCGTGACGATCAGCCGCTTCGTGGCGCTCAGCACGATCGAGGAACGCATTCAACAAGTGCTCGAACAAAAGCGAGAGCTGTTCGACACCATCTTCAGCGGCGCCGAAGGCCAACGTCAAAGCGGCCTGACGCACGCGGAAATCTTCGGCCTCTTCCAACTCCGCGCCCCGCACGGGCCGATCGCCCGCGCGGCGTAG
- the panC gene encoding pantoate--beta-alanine ligase: MPASNLIDEFLTAHMPKQLSRPQIITEPRAMTAWAEQQRSASRRIGVVPTMGALHAGHVSLVERSCQECDATVLTVFVNPTQFGPHEDYQKYPRTMEADLAAIAHLPVEVAFCPTTSAMYPPEHATRVEVAGPALPWEGAHRPGHFSGVATIVLKLFEIVRPQVAYFGQKDYQQILVVRRMVEDLNVPVELVICPTLREADGLAMSSRNAYLSAASRQKALRLSQSLKLAQERFRAGERDAAKLRAEMLALFQDVRGVQVDYVALVDPTSLAEVAELAATTVALLAVRVDGTRLIDNARIGVVNGEPPLLL, encoded by the coding sequence TTGCCTGCATCCAACTTGATTGATGAGTTCCTCACCGCGCACATGCCCAAGCAACTGAGCCGACCGCAAATCATCACCGAACCGCGCGCGATGACCGCCTGGGCGGAACAGCAGCGCAGCGCCTCGCGCCGCATCGGCGTCGTGCCGACGATGGGGGCGCTGCATGCCGGGCATGTCAGCTTAGTCGAGCGCTCGTGCCAGGAATGCGATGCGACGGTGTTAACTGTCTTCGTCAACCCAACGCAGTTCGGGCCGCACGAAGATTATCAAAAATACCCGCGGACGATGGAGGCAGATCTCGCGGCGATCGCCCATCTGCCGGTCGAGGTGGCGTTCTGCCCGACGACGAGCGCCATGTATCCGCCCGAACACGCGACACGCGTGGAAGTGGCGGGGCCGGCGCTGCCGTGGGAAGGGGCGCATCGTCCCGGACATTTCTCGGGCGTGGCGACGATCGTGCTCAAGCTGTTCGAGATCGTCCGGCCGCAGGTCGCGTACTTCGGGCAGAAGGACTATCAACAAATCCTGGTCGTCCGGCGCATGGTGGAAGACTTGAACGTGCCGGTCGAACTGGTCATCTGTCCGACATTGCGCGAAGCCGATGGCCTGGCGATGAGCTCCCGCAACGCGTATTTAAGTGCGGCATCACGCCAGAAGGCGCTACGCTTGAGCCAGTCGCTCAAGCTGGCCCAAGAGCGATTCCGCGCCGGCGAACGAGACGCCGCAAAGTTGCGCGCGGAGATGTTGGCGTTGTTCCAAGACGTGCGAGGAGTGCAAGTCGATTACGTGGCGCTGGTCGACCCGACGTCATTGGCCGAAGTCGCCGAGCTTGCCGCAACAACGGTGGCGCTTCTCGCCGTGCGCGTCGACGGCACCCGGTTGATTGACAATGCGCGAATTGGGGTCGTGAACGGAGAGCCTCCTCTGCTCTTGTAG
- a CDS encoding YceI family protein, translating into MRAKLGLWIACGLVCLGCGKPVIEGGRATSSSAEPASTSAAADGEETTAATTSASATEGELAIGPENTKIGFVGTHVGAEPKPRTGGFEKFSGVVKLDADGKIASVVVDIAADSLWTQHPPLTAHLNAPDFLDTREYPTAKFESTKFEDGAADGEVTVTGDLTLHGVTKEITFPAKVAIAHDKPTLHAEFPLKRAEFGMDKKLDGVHDEVAMTIVIGEKTEKLPETAP; encoded by the coding sequence ATGAGAGCCAAGCTGGGACTATGGATTGCCTGCGGCCTCGTCTGCCTGGGTTGCGGTAAACCTGTCATCGAAGGGGGCCGCGCTACTTCCTCGAGCGCAGAGCCCGCCTCGACTTCCGCCGCCGCAGACGGCGAGGAAACAACCGCGGCGACGACGTCGGCGTCAGCGACCGAAGGCGAACTCGCCATCGGCCCCGAGAACACGAAGATCGGCTTCGTCGGCACGCACGTCGGCGCCGAACCCAAGCCGCGGACCGGCGGTTTCGAGAAATTCTCCGGCGTGGTCAAGCTCGACGCGGACGGGAAGATCGCGTCCGTAGTTGTGGATATCGCGGCCGATTCGCTCTGGACGCAACACCCACCGCTGACGGCGCATCTGAACGCGCCCGACTTCCTCGACACGCGTGAGTATCCCACGGCGAAGTTCGAGAGCACCAAGTTCGAGGACGGCGCGGCCGACGGCGAAGTCACCGTGACCGGCGACCTGACGCTGCATGGCGTGACCAAGGAAATCACCTTCCCGGCGAAAGTGGCGATCGCTCACGATAAGCCAACGCTCCACGCAGAGTTCCCGCTGAAGCGCGCCGAGTTCGGCATGGACAAGAAACTGGACGGCGTCCACGACGAAGTCGCGATGACGATCGTGATCGGCGAAAAAACGGAAAAGCTCCCGGAAACCGCGCCGTAG